One Persicobacter psychrovividus DNA window includes the following coding sequences:
- a CDS encoding glycosyltransferase family 2 protein, with protein MNNQSAFISLIITTYNRPDALALVLESVKQQTLLPKEVIIADDGSRDETRKTIEAVQENFPVPLRHCWQEDDGFRLAKIRNKAIAMAQGSYIIMIDGDIILSKSVVFQHEKQATPNTFIQGSRVLIGPMKTQQLLQSGKTAFSFFTRDLRCRENKIQSRLLFELTKNKYQGSIRGIKGCHMSYWKENVIAINGFNEAFEGWGREDTDFAIRMMNQGFSRKNLKFIAPTGHLYHPERSMHNHEKNNDLAMRAQSMKSTVCDKGIAAYLDTATQ; from the coding sequence TTGAACAATCAATCCGCTTTCATATCACTCATCATCACCACTTATAACAGGCCCGATGCCCTCGCTTTGGTGCTTGAAAGTGTGAAACAGCAGACCTTACTCCCAAAAGAGGTGATTATTGCTGATGATGGGTCAAGGGATGAAACACGCAAAACAATCGAAGCGGTACAAGAGAATTTTCCTGTACCTTTACGGCATTGCTGGCAGGAAGATGATGGCTTCAGGCTTGCAAAAATCAGGAACAAGGCGATTGCAATGGCTCAGGGAAGTTATATCATCATGATTGATGGCGATATTATTCTTAGTAAGTCGGTGGTTTTTCAGCACGAAAAACAAGCCACCCCCAATACCTTTATACAAGGCAGTCGGGTGCTTATTGGACCAATGAAAACCCAGCAATTGCTTCAGTCGGGAAAAACCGCCTTCAGTTTCTTTACCCGAGATTTACGGTGCCGGGAAAATAAAATTCAAAGCAGATTGCTTTTCGAATTGACCAAAAACAAGTATCAGGGCAGTATCCGTGGTATTAAAGGGTGTCATATGTCTTACTGGAAGGAGAACGTCATCGCGATTAACGGCTTTAATGAAGCGTTTGAAGGTTGGGGAAGAGAAGATACCGACTTTGCTATCCGGATGATGAATCAGGGGTTTTCGAGAAAAAACCTGAAATTTATTGCTCCTACGGGCCACCTTTATCACCCGGAGAGGTCGATGCACAATCATGAAAAAAATAACGACTTGGCCATGCGCGCCCAGTCCATGAAATCAACGGTTTGCGACAAAGGAATTGCTGCATACTTGGATACCGCAACACAATGA
- a CDS encoding glycosyltransferase family 4 protein, translating into MRVLHLNAERGWRGGEQQIAYLIEELQMRNIDVFVACRQGGEFEQYCIKNKISYIGLPFTNSISFSTAKGIKRFCEQEQIDIIHMHSGRTHDLGLLSCLFGNKVKLVLSRRIDAKLKQSHYTLWKYNHEYIKAILTVSNYVRGQVQEVVSDQESVKTIHSGVDLEKYRPDEGLDFYDFFLIPRHKKLIGNTSALVEDKDYDTFLETAKALLDEGHALHFLIIGKGKLRPYLEEKAADLGISEHVTFTGFMPKVYNSIGALSVFFIPSKSEGLGTSVLDAFSAKVPVVTSLAGGLPEMVIDGQTGVTATVGDVPAFKAGIERVLLDQAYRQKIVAGASAHLQRFSKQLTAERTLNVYQDILVEE; encoded by the coding sequence ATGAGGGTTTTACATTTAAATGCTGAAAGGGGCTGGCGTGGTGGAGAGCAACAGATTGCGTACCTGATCGAGGAGTTACAAATGAGAAATATTGATGTTTTTGTTGCCTGCCGCCAAGGGGGGGAGTTTGAGCAATACTGTATCAAGAATAAGATTTCCTATATCGGTTTACCCTTCACCAATTCGATCAGTTTTTCTACTGCAAAGGGCATCAAACGATTTTGTGAGCAAGAGCAAATAGATATCATTCATATGCACAGTGGGCGAACGCACGACCTCGGTCTGTTGTCTTGTCTGTTCGGTAATAAAGTGAAACTGGTGCTTAGCAGAAGGATCGATGCGAAGCTGAAACAAAGCCATTACACACTGTGGAAATATAACCATGAATACATTAAAGCGATTCTGACGGTTTCCAACTATGTAAGAGGGCAGGTACAGGAAGTGGTGAGTGATCAGGAGAGTGTGAAAACGATTCATAGTGGGGTGGACCTCGAGAAATACAGGCCTGATGAAGGACTTGATTTTTACGATTTCTTCCTGATCCCCCGTCATAAAAAACTGATCGGGAACACCTCTGCCCTGGTGGAGGATAAAGATTATGATACCTTCCTTGAAACCGCCAAAGCTTTACTGGACGAAGGGCATGCCCTTCATTTTTTAATTATCGGAAAGGGAAAACTACGGCCTTACCTTGAAGAAAAAGCGGCCGATTTGGGGATTTCCGAGCACGTTACCTTTACAGGCTTTATGCCCAAAGTGTACAACTCTATCGGTGCCCTGAGTGTCTTTTTTATCCCATCGAAATCGGAGGGGCTGGGCACGAGTGTGCTGGATGCGTTTTCCGCAAAAGTACCTGTGGTAACGTCACTTGCAGGGGGCTTGCCAGAAATGGTTATTGACGGCCAAACAGGTGTTACGGCAACTGTGGGGGATGTCCCTGCCTTTAAAGCAGGTATAGAAAGGGTGCTGTTGGATCAGGCATACCGGCAGAAAATAGTGGCAGGGGCGAGTGCTCATTTACAGCGTTTTTCCAAGCAGCTTACCGCAGAAAGAACCCTAAATGTTTATCAGGATATTTTGGTGGAGGAATAA
- a CDS encoding glycosyltransferase family 2 protein: MNNSTLTKGISVIIPFFNGVHLLKKNLPSIFSALQSTGLPHEVIVMDDCSTETPKEFLAENFPSVILIQNTVNLGFGANVNKGVNNAQYSLSLLLNSDIELTQNYFREQLPLFDKNDTFATGGKIVTPGTDHIEAGWKGYIRSKKIKWEPFQPQSGIHYSFYICGGNALVNTAKFIEIGGFSSLFKPFYVEDVELTIKAWRTGYKSYYIPEAVCHHETSSTIKKHFQSETINIAHKKNQHLLNMLHGDDAIFLKESFKMRANQLLSLLGLIKKDRQLVNEAILAMYAQAKAFRKEKTFNWSVKQVIEFTKSPYIS; encoded by the coding sequence ATGAACAATAGTACACTAACGAAAGGCATCTCTGTCATCATTCCATTTTTTAATGGGGTTCACCTTTTGAAAAAAAACCTGCCAAGTATTTTTTCTGCCTTACAGAGCACCGGCTTGCCACACGAGGTCATCGTGATGGATGATTGTTCTACTGAAACCCCAAAGGAATTTTTAGCCGAAAATTTCCCGTCAGTAATTCTTATACAAAACACCGTAAATTTAGGGTTCGGCGCCAACGTCAATAAAGGGGTAAACAATGCACAATACAGCCTCTCTTTACTACTGAATAGCGACATAGAGCTTACTCAAAACTATTTCAGGGAACAACTGCCCCTGTTCGATAAAAATGATACCTTTGCCACCGGTGGAAAGATCGTCACGCCAGGGACAGACCACATTGAGGCAGGATGGAAAGGGTATATTCGCTCTAAAAAAATAAAATGGGAGCCCTTTCAACCCCAATCAGGTATTCACTACAGCTTTTATATCTGTGGTGGAAATGCTTTGGTGAACACGGCAAAATTTATTGAAATAGGTGGATTTTCTTCCCTTTTCAAGCCATTTTATGTTGAAGATGTTGAACTGACTATTAAAGCATGGAGAACAGGTTATAAATCATACTATATCCCTGAGGCGGTCTGTCATCACGAAACAAGTTCGACAATCAAAAAGCATTTTCAGTCTGAAACCATTAATATTGCCCACAAGAAGAATCAACACCTTCTTAACATGTTACATGGTGATGATGCTATTTTTTTAAAAGAAAGCTTTAAAATGCGTGCAAATCAGCTGCTCTCTTTGCTTGGCTTAATTAAGAAAGACCGACAGCTTGTTAATGAGGCTATTCTTGCGATGTATGCTCAGGCAAAAGCATTCCGTAAAGAAAAAACTTTTAATTGGTCTGTTAAACAAGTTATTGAGTTCACGAAATCTCCTTATATTTCATAA
- a CDS encoding glycosyltransferase: MKASVIVSFYNNVAWLKLVLAGFSRQSEQDFEVIIADDGSRAEVVREVKGMCNDHIRHLWHEDLGWRKNSILNKAIRSSKADFLIFIDGDCIPHQHFVRDHLAAKKAGIVNAGRRVMLSLTLTEKLSAESILEGQLNQLLMPLFKATLRGEKVLLSKHFRLQKRGLRKLLRVKSGGLKGCNWSVLKQDIERINGFDERYQNPTIGEDDDLEYRFGLLGIAVIRLRFSGILYHCHHALLSRVQPENKRLFQSVKEQKEPFTPYGLEKTTA; the protein is encoded by the coding sequence ATGAAGGCGTCTGTAATTGTCTCTTTTTATAATAATGTAGCGTGGCTGAAGCTGGTGCTTGCAGGTTTTTCACGACAGTCTGAGCAGGATTTTGAGGTGATTATCGCTGATGATGGCTCGAGGGCCGAGGTGGTCAGGGAGGTGAAAGGGATGTGTAATGACCATATTCGGCACCTTTGGCATGAAGATTTGGGCTGGCGGAAGAACAGCATCCTTAACAAAGCGATTCGCTCAAGTAAAGCGGATTTTTTGATTTTTATTGATGGTGATTGTATCCCTCATCAGCACTTTGTGCGGGACCACCTTGCGGCAAAAAAAGCAGGTATTGTAAACGCAGGCCGAAGGGTAATGCTCTCGTTGACTCTAACGGAAAAGCTAAGTGCGGAAAGCATACTGGAAGGGCAGTTGAATCAACTATTGATGCCACTTTTTAAGGCCACTTTGCGTGGGGAAAAAGTACTACTCAGCAAGCATTTCAGACTTCAGAAAAGAGGCCTTCGGAAGCTCCTCCGCGTTAAGAGTGGAGGACTGAAAGGCTGTAACTGGTCAGTACTCAAGCAAGATATTGAAAGGATTAATGGTTTTGATGAGCGTTACCAAAACCCGACCATAGGAGAGGATGATGACCTGGAGTATCGTTTTGGCCTGTTGGGGATTGCCGTAATTCGTTTGCGGTTTTCAGGTATTTTGTACCACTGCCATCATGCATTGCTGAGCCGTGTACAGCCAGAAAATAAAAGGCTCTTTCAGTCCGTTAAAGAACAAAAAGAGCCGTTCACGCCTTATGGCTTAGAGAAAACTACTGCTTAG
- a CDS encoding glycosyltransferase family 1 protein, with protein sequence MKSLLLDISKIKNLYSGLGHVGDELAKGIAVQAQQEWELKYLLPKRFEDRYGSKVSYFFLKAWRKIINSRIKADVWHMTSADSRYEFNRKSKLLLTIHDLNFLTEKSGDKLEKRKQRLQKKINQASAITAISAFTKNEVLKHMKVPEGKEIQVIYNGVANPMERPASQPAVAKGEHKPFFFTIGAIMWKKNFHTLIPMMKHFPEYELWIAGKGIEGDYGKKISLAIQEQQLGDRVKMIGEISNEEKNWAYQNCEAFLFPSLLEGFGIPPIEAMYCGKPAFLANRTSLPEIGGKLAYYWDDFEADDMAKVVTAGLADFNAKTDGKELLVQHASQFSWSNTISEYIALYDQLAKQ encoded by the coding sequence ATGAAATCTTTACTTCTTGATATCAGCAAAATAAAAAACCTGTATTCGGGTTTAGGACATGTAGGGGATGAGCTCGCGAAGGGCATCGCTGTGCAGGCACAGCAAGAGTGGGAGTTGAAGTACCTATTACCAAAACGGTTTGAGGATCGCTATGGAAGTAAAGTGTCATATTTCTTCTTGAAAGCCTGGAGAAAGATTATTAACTCAAGGATAAAGGCTGATGTGTGGCACATGACCAGTGCCGATTCCCGTTATGAATTCAACCGGAAAAGTAAACTGTTGCTGACCATCCACGATCTGAATTTCCTGACCGAGAAATCCGGTGATAAACTTGAAAAAAGGAAACAACGATTACAGAAAAAAATCAATCAGGCTTCTGCCATCACAGCCATTTCAGCCTTTACCAAAAATGAGGTACTGAAACACATGAAGGTGCCGGAAGGAAAGGAAATACAGGTGATCTATAATGGTGTGGCCAATCCCATGGAGCGACCAGCCAGCCAGCCAGCGGTTGCCAAAGGTGAACACAAGCCGTTTTTCTTCACGATTGGGGCAATCATGTGGAAAAAGAATTTCCATACCCTGATCCCGATGATGAAGCACTTCCCTGAGTACGAATTGTGGATTGCCGGCAAAGGAATCGAGGGTGATTATGGTAAAAAAATCAGCCTGGCCATTCAGGAGCAGCAGTTGGGGGATCGGGTAAAAATGATTGGCGAAATTTCCAATGAGGAGAAAAATTGGGCTTATCAAAACTGTGAAGCCTTCTTGTTCCCATCCCTATTAGAGGGCTTTGGCATTCCTCCTATTGAGGCAATGTATTGCGGCAAACCTGCTTTTTTGGCCAATAGGACAAGCCTTCCTGAGATTGGTGGGAAACTGGCCTATTATTGGGATGATTTCGAGGCTGACGATATGGCCAAAGTCGTTACTGCCGGACTCGCTGATTTTAACGCCAAGACGGATGGCAAGGAACTGCTGGTTCAGCATGCCTCCCAGTTCAGTTGGAGTAATACCATCAGTGAATATATAGCACTTTATGACCAGCTTGCTAAGCAGTAG
- a CDS encoding glycosyltransferase family 2 protein, with protein MKKGVSLIITTYNRPDALKCSILSIQKQSVLPDEVIIADDGSTVETAELIKKLNEASAFPIRHSWQEDEGFQAAKARNKAIALASHEYIIIIDGDIFVHRNFVEDHLHFRRQGHYLQGSRVNLGPELTQKMIADDTVSIHPWTPQVINRKNTIRAPFINHILQSQKNNTKGTRSCNMSFWRADVVKINGFDEEYIGWGREDSDFALRLQNAGIRRKNVKFAAMGYHLFHSEESRASLTANDSKLQEAILRKKIRCKKGISQWL; from the coding sequence ATGAAAAAAGGAGTTTCGCTGATTATCACCACTTATAACAGGCCCGATGCCTTGAAATGTTCTATCCTGAGCATTCAAAAACAATCAGTTTTGCCTGATGAAGTCATTATTGCTGATGATGGCTCCACGGTGGAAACCGCCGAGCTGATCAAAAAGCTCAACGAGGCCAGCGCCTTCCCGATACGGCACAGCTGGCAGGAGGACGAGGGCTTTCAGGCTGCAAAAGCCCGAAACAAAGCGATTGCCTTGGCCAGCCATGAGTATATTATCATTATTGATGGCGATATTTTTGTTCATCGGAATTTTGTGGAAGACCATCTACACTTTAGGCGCCAAGGGCATTATTTGCAAGGGTCGAGGGTGAACCTGGGGCCAGAGTTAACCCAAAAGATGATTGCGGACGATACTGTTTCCATTCATCCATGGACTCCCCAAGTCATTAACAGAAAGAATACCATTCGAGCGCCATTTATCAATCACATTCTCCAGTCTCAAAAAAACAATACCAAAGGCACCCGTTCTTGCAACATGTCTTTTTGGAGGGCGGATGTTGTTAAGATTAATGGTTTCGATGAAGAATATATTGGTTGGGGAAGAGAAGATTCAGACTTCGCTTTGCGCCTCCAAAATGCCGGAATTCGCCGTAAAAATGTTAAATTCGCAGCAATGGGATACCACCTTTTCCATTCAGAAGAGTCGAGAGCATCTCTTACTGCGAATGATTCTAAGCTTCAGGAAGCTATTTTACGGAAGAAAATCAGGTGTAAAAAAGGAATTAGTCAATGGCTGTAA
- a CDS encoding glycosyltransferase family 2 protein has protein sequence MKISGFTFVRNTSQLFYPVLESIYSILDLVDEFVIAVGDSTDDTRELVASIKSDKIKIIDTVWDLPKFKRGEFAHQTDIAKALCTGDWLFYIQGDEVVHEKYLPIIKDACQKYLGDEKVEGFLFNYKHFWGDYNHYMISHAWYPKEIRIIRNRPHIHSWKDAQSFRSIPEFDGESYFAKEGSRKLNVIQLPVEMYHYGWVRPPHKMAQKNNSFHKTGQGQDDTQAMAYEFDYGPLNQYPVFKDTHPATMQSHIEKFDWQDQLRYEGSRDTNRAPYKHEKLKYRMLTWVEQNFLGGNLIGGFKNYNIIGKYK, from the coding sequence ATGAAAATTAGTGGCTTCACTTTCGTCCGCAATACTTCCCAATTATTTTACCCTGTATTAGAGTCGATTTACTCGATCCTCGATTTGGTCGATGAATTTGTTATTGCTGTCGGCGACTCTACCGACGATACTCGGGAGCTCGTGGCAAGTATCAAATCCGACAAAATCAAAATTATTGATACCGTCTGGGACCTGCCGAAATTCAAACGTGGTGAATTTGCCCACCAAACAGATATTGCCAAAGCGCTCTGCACAGGTGATTGGCTGTTTTATATTCAGGGAGATGAGGTGGTTCATGAAAAATACCTGCCCATCATTAAGGATGCCTGCCAAAAGTATTTGGGTGATGAGAAAGTGGAAGGCTTTTTATTCAACTATAAGCACTTTTGGGGAGATTACAACCACTACATGATCTCGCATGCATGGTACCCAAAGGAAATCCGAATTATCCGTAACCGCCCACATATTCACTCCTGGAAAGACGCACAATCCTTTCGGTCGATTCCTGAATTTGATGGTGAAAGTTATTTCGCCAAAGAAGGAAGCCGCAAGCTGAATGTGATTCAACTGCCCGTGGAAATGTACCATTACGGATGGGTACGCCCTCCGCATAAAATGGCGCAAAAGAACAATTCCTTCCATAAAACTGGTCAGGGGCAAGATGATACCCAAGCGATGGCATACGAATTTGATTATGGTCCCCTGAATCAATATCCAGTATTCAAAGACACGCATCCTGCAACCATGCAAAGCCATATTGAGAAATTCGATTGGCAGGACCAATTGCGTTATGAGGGCTCCAGAGACACCAACCGCGCGCCTTATAAACATGAAAAACTGAAATACAGAATGCTGACTTGGGTCGAGCAAAACTTCCTTGGCGGTAACCTGATCGGAGGCTTTAAAAACTACAATATCATCGGAAAATATAAGTAA
- a CDS encoding glycosyltransferase family 1 protein, translating to MHKIAIILDRLKNIHSGLGQVSLNFGKAITKQTSAEIAINVLVPKTQKHLFDDYDKVEVINFFRKNKIHLFAKKYDLWHLLHQAGGMEPPQNSKFIFTIHDLNFLHEGHDEAGVSKFKEDLSRKISNASYLTYISNFTKKEVEHFFPIAKNKASKVVYNGVKVQKKEFHRPQRLPEGKFLFTIGQLHAKKNFHTLIPFLQKTDQYHLVIAGEQQGAYAEKIQQMIKSYGLEDRVSLLGAVTEYEKSYLYKYCTAFLFPSLLEGFGLPIIEALHFNKPVFASNKTSLPEVGGDFTYYWDSFDPEEMIKVFENGMADHAQREEHHEQSLQVFLEKYNWQRNAQTYFTIYKELLNEQ from the coding sequence ATGCATAAAATCGCCATTATACTCGATCGGCTAAAGAATATCCACTCTGGCTTAGGCCAAGTTTCACTGAATTTCGGTAAAGCCATCACCAAACAGACTTCTGCGGAAATTGCGATTAATGTACTGGTACCAAAAACGCAAAAGCACCTTTTTGATGATTACGATAAAGTTGAAGTCATTAATTTTTTTAGGAAAAACAAGATTCACCTTTTCGCCAAGAAGTATGACCTCTGGCACCTGTTGCACCAGGCCGGAGGCATGGAGCCGCCCCAAAACAGCAAGTTTATTTTCACCATCCACGACTTAAACTTTTTACATGAAGGTCATGACGAAGCGGGAGTCAGTAAGTTTAAAGAAGACCTGAGCCGAAAAATATCAAACGCAAGCTACCTCACTTACATTTCCAATTTCACGAAAAAGGAAGTGGAGCATTTTTTCCCAATTGCCAAAAACAAAGCATCGAAAGTAGTTTATAATGGCGTAAAGGTTCAGAAAAAGGAGTTTCACCGGCCACAACGCCTCCCCGAAGGCAAATTTTTATTTACCATTGGCCAGTTGCATGCCAAAAAGAATTTCCATACACTGATCCCATTTCTTCAAAAAACTGACCAATACCATTTGGTCATTGCTGGAGAACAACAAGGAGCCTATGCTGAAAAAATTCAGCAAATGATTAAAAGCTATGGATTGGAAGATCGGGTGAGCCTTCTCGGTGCGGTTACTGAATATGAAAAATCATATTTGTACAAATATTGCACGGCTTTTTTATTTCCTTCTTTACTTGAAGGCTTTGGTTTGCCTATCATTGAAGCGCTCCATTTTAACAAACCGGTTTTCGCATCTAACAAAACCTCTTTACCTGAAGTAGGAGGCGATTTCACATATTACTGGGATAGTTTTGACCCTGAGGAGATGATCAAAGTATTTGAAAATGGCATGGCAGATCATGCGCAAAGAGAAGAACATCACGAGCAATCCCTTCAGGTATTTTTAGAAAAGTACAATTGGCAACGTAATGCCCAAACCTACTTCACCATTTATAAGGAACTACTGAATGAACAATAG
- a CDS encoding NAD(P)H-hydrate dehydratase has protein sequence MRILSPEQIHAADRFTIENEPITSEKLMFRAAKTFSKWFRNHAPNRPKSLILCGVGNNGGDGIVIAKLLAQKGYPVEVAVVRFSPKSSRDFNHYFHQYSSLFPVHEVETVEDLPPLDQYKILIDGIFGVGLNRPIEGFSAEIIHKINHSGKEIIAIDIASGLYAERASSKEQAIIRPSHTISFQVGKLAFYLPENHDFVGDLHILDIGLDQEFIQSLHAPFAESNLEDIRQMLMPRDKYDHKGSYGHALIIAGSYGMAGACALSAKAALRSGAGLVSVQCPTRCVEVLQVAIPEAMVIPDEVGHKHFAKPTLTGQFDAVAVGPGIGTHEMTQEALANLFATHEGPLVLDADALNIISQSPALLKNIPRGSVLTPHPKEFERLVGKTSNQFERLENLQALAVEHQIICLIKGANTAIGLPDGRVYFNPTGNPGMATGGSGDVLTGIITALMAQGYHAEEAAIVGVYVHGLAGDYAAEALGMTSLIASDIIAHLPKAFQKIDHNLW, from the coding sequence ATGCGCATTCTTAGTCCTGAGCAAATTCATGCTGCCGATCGGTTTACGATCGAAAATGAACCGATCACCTCTGAAAAGCTGATGTTTCGAGCAGCAAAAACCTTCAGCAAATGGTTCCGAAACCATGCGCCCAACCGCCCCAAAAGCCTGATCCTTTGTGGGGTTGGCAACAATGGCGGCGATGGGATCGTTATCGCAAAACTGTTGGCGCAAAAGGGATACCCTGTTGAAGTTGCCGTGGTGCGCTTCTCCCCGAAAAGCAGCAGGGATTTCAATCATTATTTTCATCAGTATTCCAGCCTTTTCCCCGTACATGAGGTCGAAACTGTTGAGGATCTTCCGCCTCTTGATCAGTATAAAATATTGATTGACGGCATTTTTGGCGTCGGACTTAACCGACCAATAGAGGGCTTTTCTGCGGAAATCATTCATAAAATCAACCATTCGGGTAAAGAAATCATTGCCATTGATATTGCCTCTGGCTTATATGCTGAACGGGCCTCTTCCAAAGAGCAGGCCATCATTCGGCCATCACACACGATCTCTTTTCAGGTAGGGAAACTCGCTTTTTACCTGCCCGAAAATCACGATTTCGTTGGTGACCTGCATATTCTCGACATCGGTCTTGATCAGGAGTTCATTCAGTCGCTGCATGCCCCTTTTGCGGAAAGCAACCTGGAGGACATCAGGCAGATGCTCATGCCACGCGACAAATATGACCATAAGGGTAGCTACGGCCACGCTTTAATTATCGCAGGAAGCTATGGAATGGCTGGCGCCTGCGCACTTTCTGCCAAAGCGGCTTTGCGTTCTGGCGCAGGGCTGGTAAGTGTGCAGTGCCCTACACGCTGCGTCGAGGTGTTGCAGGTGGCCATACCTGAAGCCATGGTCATCCCCGATGAAGTCGGTCATAAACATTTCGCCAAGCCTACACTCACCGGCCAATTTGATGCCGTTGCCGTGGGGCCTGGTATCGGTACACATGAAATGACCCAAGAGGCTTTGGCAAACCTTTTTGCCACCCATGAAGGCCCTTTGGTACTGGATGCCGATGCCCTGAATATCATCAGCCAATCGCCTGCATTACTGAAAAACATCCCAAGAGGGAGCGTGCTCACCCCTCACCCCAAAGAATTTGAGCGGCTGGTGGGCAAAACAAGCAACCAGTTTGAAAGGTTAGAAAACTTACAGGCGTTGGCCGTCGAACACCAGATTATCTGTTTGATTAAAGGAGCGAATACCGCCATTGGATTACCCGACGGCAGGGTGTATTTTAATCCTACTGGAAATCCTGGGATGGCCACTGGTGGCAGTGGCGATGTTCTGACAGGCATTATCACTGCCCTTATGGCGCAGGGATACCACGCTGAAGAAGCCGCGATTGTGGGTGTTTATGTACATGGCCTTGCAGGTGATTACGCCGCAGAGGCCCTGGGGATGACCAGCCTGATCGCATCTGATATCATTGCACATTTACCCAAGGCCTTTCAAAAGATCGACCATAACCTTTGGTAA